The following is a genomic window from Melitaea cinxia chromosome 7, ilMelCinx1.1, whole genome shotgun sequence.
GAGAATATACTTCTATATAACATAACTGtaagttgtatttttaatacttttttcattCTAAgatgacataaataaatatcactgCTAATTcggcaaatatttaattttatgtatacttataggccattaaaacaaatatctttAGGAGACTACTAGAAAAGATATATTCGATAAATAGTAGTCAAAAACTTTCTTTCTCATTTCAATACTTTAAATCTCTTAGTTAAAtagttaaagtattttttaataagcttAAAAATTGTAAAGGGGCGTTTTATACTCACGTCGCGAAATTGTACAAGACCCAATTCACCAAGTTCAGACACGCAAGCATAAGCTGCTTCACTCTGTAGGAAAAGTTGACACAAAGTCATTTCCTCACTTCGAAACAACGACCCCATTTTGCTTTTTCTTCTtcacaatacacaaaaaaaaaaattatctggtCCGTCGCATCCGCTTGCGAACGGACTTCAGCGGCGACGTAACCGAAATAAATGGAAATCGATCAATAAGATTTTCAAGCGAGTGAACTCGTCATCGATGCGCAACGCGACATTTACAAAGGGATaccattataaaaaatagtccAAAACATatgattatttaaaagttaCGTTTTAAATGTAAGTGTATCAAAAATTACATTAgagtgttttattatttattttatttttttaatatttactgctttgcttttattatataaaatttaaacaatttcaaaAACGTCaacttgatattttaaattgcatttgtaaagataattaaaaagatgagtttattgaaattttacaaGTATCTAAGCTTAAAGcaaaattataagtttgtttgattgtttcttggtaaaattaaattaaaataaatattgtgaatGTTTAATAACCGATTACAATTTTATGAAAGGAACGAGattgatatttataaagaatGTTAAACAAATACTACTTTACATAAATctactaaaataaatacgtaCTATTTTTGACAGGTTATTTATATTCACACCTCTTTCTATCacataaagtttttatatagcTGTCTCTTAAATGACATAAACTAGATAAAACCTTTATTCATATTCGTAATAGTTCATAATATTTTGTGTGGGAGTAGTGATTGAGGTTAGAGATCCCGgagagaattaaaaataattcattaaaattagacGGTCATGAGATTTTCCAGCCAATGAAATTAATACAGCAATGGTATGTTACACGGAAACGATAGCGGGTtgctattaataaattattacatgtaattaatcaaaaataatcgtGGTTTTAGGCTTTACTAGGAGCTCAGCTGGTAATAACACTGAATATGGTATCACTGATACAAAAGCTTGGTAATTACTCATTTGCAAGATGGTTATTATGTTCCCAAGGATTATATCGTTATTTGTATCCAGATAACAGTGAATTAAAGACTTTAGCGGGCGTACCGAAGGATAAACCGAAAGGAAAGAAAGGCGGGAAAAATGAGTTAAATGGAAAGCCAGAGACTTTTCATATACCACGTAGTTTAGATATAAAATTAGAGACAACTCCAGTTACTCCCTTGGACGTTGTTCATTTAAGATTCTACACAGAATACATATGGATAGTAGATTTTGCTTTATACACGGGAATTGTGTATATAATGTCAGAGGTACGTATACATTccttaatatattctttattgtacaccattagagatacagaaataaaacaaaattagtacAATTAGAGAAAGATGTACGTCTCGTCTTATAGCTAAAAGAGTGATTTAATCCAGACAatctttgggtataggacaagGTATAGAAAAGTAGTTAGAAAGTGTAAGAATTACTGTGCAATAATTGTATTCCTTATGTAACATTGTTTCAACAACACTGTTAATTAACTACAGTTAACAAACATATGTAATGTAACAATACAAGATCCTCGGCCTCAGCTAGCAGTTTGTGTACCTTTACTGTACACACTAATACTGCTCCATTGTATATATTTAGTCCATCATAAAATAAGAAAGGACTAGAAGGCCGGGGATCTTACTCTATAACTGTTACTCtaagtagttattttatttagctgtttacatttacaaaataaattataattatataagaaaattcTTGTGCTTGTTTAATGAGCTCTTATTCCTTATATATTGCTGTgaagtaataaaagtaataactgctctggtgtagtacACTGCCGGTTTGtagggttcgatacccgctcgggatggatattcatatttctacaaatatattttccaCTTTGGATGTCCGTCCTTGTGGgttattgttatcataaatacctgagagtgattgttactcatagaagggaacATATCCTCCAAgccacagtggagcagcatggtggattatgctctgatcctactcctatatagagaaagagtcctatgctAGCAgggggatgttacaagctgaatcatataatataagtaatgtgttttctgtttttttaagatttatacaTCATTCTTCCCTTTGAAAGATGAGTTCAACTTAAGTATGGTATGGTGTCTGCTCGTAGTACTATTTTCATTGTAtcctttacaaaataattaatggaAATTTTTCGATATGAAAACAAGCTTTATTTGATCtgatgtgtttttttaattaaaaaattattaaaagagaaatatagataatataaattacagatttacattttaaattaattctttcatttaaaatttttagtctGTTAAGTCACTTACAGGTGTCCAAATCTTGGACTAGCAAAttaatggccagtttcaatactctatctatctctaaatttgcttactagagatagaattttgacgttaactccatataaattgtgtcaaaaatctatcgctagtaagcaaatttagagatagatagagtattgaaactggccataagTGAATAGATacagaaacaaaacaaatttaattaatacttaatatCTGTACCCCGCTGTTTTACCGTcgttaatttaatgaaaacatactaaaatattatatagccatATTATATAGtggaatttttcaattcataccagtatttcctgagattagcatattcaataaaaaaaaactaatttttcagTTTTGTAACATTAGTATAAATTGTCCGATTGTGTGTATACCACATATTTGTATGAATAATTGACTTAAGCAAACCTTCAGTAAAATCCTACTATCTCTAACAAAGCAGTATTTCACAAGTGAAGAATCCATCGGTGAACGGTCGACATGCATTGTAGCATTCTGTGTGTTCCTTCTTATCGCTATGGCAGTGTTGATAGTTGATGAATCAAATTTGGAAGTAGGCGTGGACCCCGCATATGACAGCTTTTATGAAAACGCTTCCAAATTCCTTGAAAACCAAGGATTGTCGTctgtgtaagttttatttttattgaaacatgcaattatatactaaaatctGCTTGATCAAATAGGTGTACATGAAATAtcagaatataataaatagcgtcttcggtgcgacaaagccggccctgcggtcaccaacccgcctgcctagtgGGAAACAtagatgagttcacgccattttgcgCCAACTTGTGgaacctatgtccagcagtggactgcgataggctgaaatgaagcAATGAAATATTAGAACTGAATAGAAATACATGGATATTAGAACTAAATAGAAATACAcgatttcggatactttacaacaaCCATGATCATGGAAGGACTCAattccgaaaaagttgtttcattataatgagtgaaattcgcgtaaacattagaaaaatatattgtaatattaatcaTTTGTATTTCCAGGGGTCCAGCGTCAAAGTTGATATTGAAACTATCGTTAGCAGTGTGGGCAGCTATTATTGGTACTTTGTTTACTTTCCCCGGCTTAAGAGTTGCTAGAATGCATTGGGATTCTCTAAGGTGAATAGCTATTAAATGCTAAACTATAATAAAGAGCCTTGTTATATTtgctaactttattttttaagatcaaAGAAGAATCAATTTAATTCAGCCCGTAACATCCAACCACTGggcatgcattcagcctgtaacgtcgTACTGTTGGGTAgggtgtaggagaaggattcgaGCTTAaactaccacgctgctctactacgggttggcgaatatgttccctactacgagtaacgatcgctatcaggtatttatgataacaaatgggaccgacggcttaaagtgttCTCCGAGgaacggtagggagacccacaaggacagacaactaaatcaaaaaaggaatatttgttcaaatacaaatatccatcccgagcgggaatcgaacccgcaaaccgtcggtgttttaggtgactactcgcaccgctacaccagagcggttgttactactggacataggcctctgctaccacgtaggagaaggattgagcttaatccaccacgttgctccactgcgggttggtgatAAGATccaaaatttaactttaaaaaaggataTATGTGTTAAGAAACCCCTGACCCTATATAACACTTCGTAATTAAGTCAATTGCTGTGTTTTAATATATCTCATAAACTATCTGTCAACACTTTAACATctatgttaaaatattgtaatatcacGGACACTAGAGTTCAATTGGCGTATTGCcaatattgtattaattgcTTATAATGCATGCACGGATGCAAAAATGTTGATTCattttatatacacacacatgcaAATCCATACACCTACAGTATATACAAGCACATACATACCGACTacacccaaaaaaaaaatataactgatATATAATTTCTTGAGTCtcatttaagtaaaataatcttTTCAGTCAGTATGAAGGCAGCAGAGGTGCAAGTCTACTACTAAGTGCCTCCCTGTGCTTGCCAGCGGCATTGGCTTTACTATGGCTACGACCAGTAGCTAGGCGTTATCTGGCAGATAGAGTTTTCTCAGGAATGACTGAACCTCTgtgagatttttattattttttttattatggtaaCATTATatggtacaaaattattaattatctacaataaatattttgaggtgtattattttaaagtatcatgttgaatttattattggcctttcaaaaaaaaatattgataacaatTGATAGTGATAAAAATTGTGGAGTAACTTTGTCTTATTGTTTTCATCAATGAACTGGTAAATTAATTCGATAAAATATAGATTAGCTATATGTATATTGGATTTAAACAAAAGTTAGACTTATAATTTTCCAATATTTGGTTTGCctgatgttttatttttaaattgtaataatggtTGTAACTTGCACAAAGTCGTGTCaagaaaaaaattgacataAACAGAtaacttttattgaaaattatttatgtcattTCAGCATGACAGACCAAGCATTTGATTCCCTTCGTCTAGTGCTAGTTATAGCTACAATACTGCTTCGGATAGCTTTAATGCCTAGACAACTACAAGCGTACTTAGATATGGCTCAGAAGCGACTTGATGTACAAAAGAAAGAGGCTGGAAGGATAACTAATATTGACCTGCAGAAAAAggtaatatttacatttgtaatGTATAATGAAagacttaaatataaatacatatgttaATAGTAATATGTATGATTGAAACAGTGTAAATATGTGTACAGCAAGACCTTAACTTATACTTAGAACCCCGACTTATGAAATTACAGGCACACGTTGTTTTCgaattttttgatttatcagttttgaagtaaagcttctttacgcacgcttgacttggactTTGGACtctaagctggtgaatgcatgacgagagcgtaaCGTGTGATcaatgaaaagtgtgatcgggcgaggtgaacggaagttcagagagagatataagttagatgaagctaaagaagttttacttcagacgGGTGGTCTTAAgcactctttttttttcattttgttgtttttttttatattcccaGACTActtacacttttattttttaatttactgttatatgtttttttatgtacgctacttttattaatttacaatgacACACATtacataagatttttttattttttttaatatctttattagggacttttatacatatgtacatgacAGTCCTATACTAAACTtttctattataaaactaaCTATTTTAACAttcttaaataaactaaattataatactaaattattactagatCTTAACTTAATACTACTAATTACAAACTCTAGTATAAATTTGGCACATTGGGAAGTTGGTTCAGACAAGATCTGATTGAACAAGCCGACTTCCAATAAATTCATTacataagataataatataaaaaaactagcttactcggcaaacgttgtcatgccgctaaacgctatttaaaaaaaagggttggtggtagaagggtgaaaatttaaggttgtatgtatttttcaacgccaaatcataataaaataaagaataaacaatttatctaaaaattaaaaaaaaaaattaggggtggactacccttgacatttagggggatgaaaaatagatgtggttcgattctcagacctacccaatatgcacacaaaatttcatgagaatcggtcaagctgtttcggaggagtttaactacaaacaccacaacacgagaattttatacattacatataagtaaaatataaccCATTGATTTACTTATAAACATTCCTAATTTGTTAGCCGaaagaattataaatttatattttaccttaCAGATAGCATCAGTATTTTACTACCTATGCGTGGTAGCATTACAGTACATATGTCCTATCATAATGTGTCTGTATTTAGCACTTATGTATAAGACACTCGGTGGGTACTCGTGGGCAgctttattttacaaacaagAGGCTGCGTTACCAGAACAGAAACCTGTTGAAAATATTGAAGGAATGGAACAGTTTCAAATGGCGTGGGAGAATTTGAAAATGGTAaggaatcttttttttttaaacaatagtataaaaaattaaagtatattgttatttttttatttaatttagagaCTTTAGTATAacctctttataaaattatcactCACCATCGTCATCAATTCAGGCTACGTATTTCACTGCTAGACACAGGCCTCTCTAAGTCAAAtactagtaaaattatataattaggtctttgactagtccgttggtGCACTTTGTAGTGGTCTGTTCTGTTCCACGGgttgtgtatatgtatttatttatgtataagtatatttatattttccaaaAAGAAATTGCTatatcagtcgactgttacctatcaCACAAGCATTAAGGTGTTTACTTTAGAAACATGGACCTTAcagaacctcgaccttacagaagatcacagctaaataatactgttttctagCAGTATTCtggtcctgttggtgagtaaggtgaccagagggcTCTcctgggattggggattgggtcggcaacgcgcttgcgatgcttctggtgttgcaggtgtctataagctacggtaatcgcttaccatcaggtgagccagacgcttgtttgtcacctaatgatataaaaaaagacgactgtgtgtgttttaaagatatttatctaaattacgtcacgttgtttgtctgcgatggactcctaaagtacttaaccgattttaatcaaattttaacactgtgtgcagtttgatccaacttataagataggctatattttattatttctaaatgattaattattattttcacaaaaaaaggcggtacaaagttcgccaggccagctactttatttatataaaatgaaattaataccATTTAAAATACATTCAGGTTTTCACAGAACAAGTATATCGAGGGTTGTTCGGCTTCGCAACTTGGTGGTGCTGTTTCGCGTGGTTCCTGACAACCGCTTTGGGTTCCATGTACCAGTCCTACTTCAGGATATCATGATCTACAATCTAGTCGTAGTTTTAGTATTGACTAACGTCCCTCGCGGTTTTACCTTTTAAGTTTTAACCTTCAGATTAGTTGACACATTGGTACTTTAGCATGATGACATACATTAATTTTGGTAAATACGGTATAGTAAATTTGATTTAGTAATTTCAGACTTTCAAGGAAATAAATCTCTTCCCGTTAACATAATAATCTTGTTcttcatatataaaatataagatgaATTCAGgttgtgaataaaattttatatttctctttttttatttttgtctacaTATGGGAAATTATCTATAGTAGTTACAGGGCCACCTGTACAATTGGTATTGCAAATATGGCTAGCTACTTTCTTAGAGAGGATCTAATACCAATAATGGAGATAGCTATGTGGGTGAGTGTAAGACATTTAAATACACATTTAATAAGCCTTAACTCTATAGCCAGCTTTGGTAAGTTGATTGATATTGGTTTGCCTCATCAAGTTAGATTTGTTTTGCCCTTGCATTAGCTTTTGCTTCTAAAGCCAAAATTTTTCACACGTCAAGCAGTCTCCTCAAAATAACCTGAAATTACgctaatttataaattactgtGACTGAATTATATGAAGAATAGattaaattaacatatatataattaatatctaagattttattgttgtgttacccacattaggaattctaaacatttttgaatatcatatcaaaaattgaccgctccagcggggttcgaacccgcgtctccgactgaccgtgtcggcgctctagccaattaagctatggaacgatacacccgctcgagcgaaattttcgatatgataattttaaattacggtttaagcgaaccgtggcgcataattaattttgttataggaAACAATGAGTTTACTGTTATTTTCCGTTATTAGTAAATTACACGTTTATCTAAATTTAGTTTTACGAAGCCAATTATTTAACATAAGTTCAAAATGTTTTATCTTTCTAGGACCGACGAGAAACTATATCATGATTTTATTGAAGTCTAAATGGATATACctcttttaaacaaaaactaacAGCATTACGTATTTATAATCTTTATCATTTTGAaatcgtttttaataaaaacctatgtatttcaaattaagtttaaattaagtatttcaattttcaattcaattatatttaatctttaatttattcaattttaaaattcaaaagaagtttgtatttataacatgaccaagatgatgatgacaaatattgtgattaaaaaaaaaataagctgaaATAGTTTTGACTGCTACAATAGTATCGATTAAGCCTGATTACCATATCACAAAATAATTCGTTTACCTTGAGAAGTGTAATAATTCGAAtacaatatgtatttaatttatttggaaacttgattgatttatgatttttgtacatatttttattgaatatttgtaatgtatttccaaaataaaataattaaaaataaaaggtcATGAGCAAAACGAAACATTTGCTTGTAGTAATCAGACTACGGTAATTTATATCTTATTATTGTTATCACATGACATGTATGTCCTTTGCCATGAATTCTTAGAAATTGGGAAGTACATATGAAATCTCATATGGAATTAAAATATggtgtaaaatgtttttaaataattttgagttTTTGTGAGCTTGTCTACTGTAAATTGGTATTTCGTGTTATGTTAGAATAAGAAGAATGCTTTTATACAATTCACTTATGAGGgaaagctttttttttgttaaatatgtttgttgtttttcttgtaataaatatttttaaataatcgatAAGAGAAGAAGTGTGTTAATGTAAGTGTGAAAGACAAATTATAACTTAAGTCAATATTAGGTACAAAAATATATggtataatacttttaaatattcaaaatgaaGCAGTTCGtaactaatactttttttttctaaagaagAACAATTTCTTAACTCTAAataagacaaaattaaaatagcctACATAGTGGTAATCGATAACATAGTGTTATAGGTTTTTGCCACTTATACAATATAAGTCATACAACTTATACTTTACTTCTCATTGAGTAAAACAAATATACTATTGTCATGTTAATAGTAAATACTTATTACATAATGTATAAACTTTTGGACACGGGAAAgtgaaaaatatactaaaatactcATGTAAAGATTTCTGATGTTGCACAAAGTATATTGTGTCTGTTTTTacgtttttgaattttatataaaaaatttaaatgttatttttagctCAAAATGGCGTGTGaaagttatttatttgatttgactgttttaataaaagtttgtgAGTTAGAACGTGTTTTATTGCTAACTACTGAAATCGGAAATAACGCTAGTatccaattttaaataaatgaaaaaaataaaattttccgtGTACAAGTACAGTAATACACTTAAAGCGGCTATTGGAATTACCTACATAATTAGCAACATTCTACATTGTAatacaaaaatgaataaaaagtaAGTTAAAAACTACCTAGTTAAGATTAGGTACCCCACAGAGGTACCCTTTGAGTTTCTTGCAAATCCTCAGCTAAATAGACATTCTAAGTCGGTAATACATagttaattatacatataataataagctCTTCTACAAAATgactcaaaaatgtttttaatgcatgcagaaatatttatttttgattttggcactttaaaaaaaagttaggtACAAAAATAGTAAGAGACAACTTTtagattaatatttgaaaatagaaaaaagttataaatatagtaaGTAGAATTCAAAAAGTTACATCGTAATTcgtcaaatagcattatccacAACGAGTGAAATAGGCcctaattgtaatatttttattattttgtatagttGTAGTAGGTACAACAAAATAATTGAGACTCGTATATTTAATACATGGTCATAGAAAGACAAGAGTTATTGAAGAAAGTAAAGATGTATTaattcgcaaacgaaaaaaagaatcAACTTCAAAGTACAtcgacattattatttatttataattagtaatacAAAAATACCACCGcatggtcaccaacccgcctgcccaggtgactatgggccaaacatatgagttcacgccatttttggcgtgaacttgtggaggccttatgatattatattatttaataggttgtggaggcccatgtccagtagtagtggactgcaaaaggctgatgtgatgatgatgatgaatacaaaaataattcaaaaactactAATCTGACGATCTTAACCTAATTTAAACGGGACCCCATGACAAGTAAGAAGTAGGTACCACGCTTTCGAtaacaaaagaattatcaaaatcggtaggtAGACCCAGAAGAAAGTTATGAAGTCAcgcatttaaaagaaaaaaatacagttgaattgagaaccttcccCTTTAACGAAGTCACATAACAAGCCAGTACAGccatattacataaatatatcaatagaCGCAATGCGCTTGGCTATACTTTGCACCCCACCTTgctttattgatttatttttctatcGCAAAATGGCGGCAAATATTTTATCTGTGGTAGGCACTCAATGTCAACGATGTCAAACTCAATTATTAATGTTGTGCTtgaaaaatatcgatataaaattttatttaatacaagacAGTAACTCCAAATGTTAAGTAGTTTTAGATCTTTCTAATTAAGCTACAGAAAAAAGCCTTCTGACCTATATTAAATTCactaaatagataaaaatacaataggATGAGTTAACATGAATCGTGAGTGGTATTTAGAGTGTTTATTATTCTATAATGAGTAAATAGCTATACATAAACTAAACTACTTTCGAATATACGTAGTTACGTACATTGCGAGGTTAGAAAATGCATATTAAATTGAATAgcttctattttaaatttaattcggcaccttaaacttaattttttttttatcgcttACAGTTCGTCAGATATGGGcaattaatactaatttttgaattataatttaaatatcgcATTCAGCtctgttaatatattattaaataggaGACATAAAATACGAACTCAGGATTTATacgtaaaaatagttaaaataacaataatatggacagaataaattaat
Proteins encoded in this region:
- the LOC123655020 gene encoding transmembrane protein 161B; translated protein: MALLGAQLVITLNMVSLIQKLGNYSFARWLLCSQGLYRYLYPDNSELKTLAGVPKDKPKGKKGGKNELNGKPETFHIPRSLDIKLETTPVTPLDVVHLRFYTEYIWIVDFALYTGIVYIMSEIYTSFFPLKDEFNLSMVWCLLVVLFSFKILLSLTKQYFTSEESIGERSTCIVAFCVFLLIAMAVLIVDESNLEVGVDPAYDSFYENASKFLENQGLSSVGPASKLILKLSLAVWAAIIGTLFTFPGLRVARMHWDSLSQYEGSRGASLLLSASLCLPAALALLWLRPVARRYLADRVFSGMTEPLMTDQAFDSLRLVLVIATILLRIALMPRQLQAYLDMAQKRLDVQKKEAGRITNIDLQKKIASVFYYLCVVALQYICPIIMCLYLALMYKTLGGYSWAALFYKQEAALPEQKPVENIEGMEQFQMAWENLKMVFTEQVYRGLFGFATWWCCFAWFLTTALGSMYQSYFRIS